A stretch of the Clostridiales bacterium genome encodes the following:
- a CDS encoding peptidylprolyl isomerase has translation MRKKTLLAVLLAMVLVLSGCSTIIVKDQAVEDATPILTLGDEVITRKDVINTRDNVLLNQYYMYASYGIDPAQLGFDISNPDTIAAAQEYAVTALKNDMVLRAKAKELGLDTLTDEENAKLQEELDKRVSSDRAQVKAELFADTELEGDALEEAITAKMDELGRTTEYYTELISAEIKDTKIKDYICKDVTVTDDEVKADFDSKVAADQEKYAENAGSYATAANGSTTLYWTPAGVRRVKQILIKFKDEDSKAISDAQAKVTSANGSIEAAQLVVDDEAADTEAKEAAKTSLETAKAELEAAQAELDAAKKAAYTNIDADADAVVEALANGEDWAKLAEEKNEDPGMKSGAPNAERGYAVAAGMTNFDAAFVDAALALEKVGDVSGKVASDAYGYYIIKYESDVPEGAIALDSVKDSIHDALLSSAQDQVYDTTVAEWVEAAGVKENLGGLN, from the coding sequence ATGCGTAAAAAAACCCTGCTGGCTGTGCTGCTTGCAATGGTCCTGGTTCTTTCCGGATGTTCGACCATCATTGTAAAGGATCAGGCGGTTGAAGACGCCACCCCGATCCTGACCCTGGGCGACGAAGTAATCACCCGGAAGGATGTAATCAACACCCGGGATAACGTGCTGCTCAATCAGTATTATATGTATGCGTCCTACGGTATCGATCCCGCCCAGCTCGGGTTTGATATCAGCAATCCGGACACGATTGCCGCGGCGCAGGAATACGCGGTGACCGCCCTGAAGAACGACATGGTTCTCCGTGCCAAGGCAAAGGAACTCGGCCTGGATACGCTGACCGACGAAGAAAATGCCAAACTGCAGGAAGAACTCGACAAGCGGGTCAGTAGTGACCGTGCGCAAGTGAAGGCCGAGCTTTTTGCCGATACCGAGCTCGAGGGCGATGCGCTGGAAGAAGCCATCACCGCAAAGATGGATGAACTCGGCCGGACAACGGAATATTACACCGAGCTGATCTCCGCTGAAATCAAGGATACCAAGATCAAGGATTACATCTGCAAGGATGTCACCGTCACAGATGACGAAGTCAAGGCGGATTTCGACAGCAAAGTTGCGGCGGACCAGGAAAAGTACGCGGAAAATGCCGGTTCCTACGCCACCGCCGCAAACGGCTCCACCACCCTGTACTGGACGCCTGCCGGTGTACGCCGTGTGAAGCAGATCCTCATCAAGTTCAAGGACGAGGACAGCAAAGCCATTTCCGATGCCCAGGCCAAAGTAACCTCCGCCAACGGCAGTATCGAAGCGGCCCAGCTGGTCGTGGATGATGAAGCGGCCGATACGGAAGCCAAAGAAGCTGCAAAGACCAGCCTTGAAACCGCAAAAGCGGAGCTCGAAGCCGCCCAGGCGGAACTGGATGCCGCGAAGAAGGCCGCCTACACCAATATCGACGCGGATGCGGACGCCGTGGTGGAAGCCCTGGCCAACGGAGAAGACTGGGCCAAGCTGGCTGAGGAGAAAAACGAAGATCCCGGCATGAAGTCCGGTGCCCCCAATGCCGAGCGCGGCTACGCAGTGGCTGCCGGAATGACCAACTTTGACGCCGCCTTTGTGGATGCCGCCCTGGCCCTGGAAAAGGTCGGCGATGTCTCCGGCAAAGTCGCGAGCGATGCCTATGGCTACTATATCATCAAGTATGAATCCGATGTACCGGAAGGCGCCATTGCGCTGGATTCCGTCAAGGATTCCATCCATGACGCGCTTCTGTCCTCCGCGCAGGACCAGGTTTACGACACCACCGTTGCCGAATGGGTCGAAGCCGCCGGCGTAAAGGAAAACCTCGGAGGCCTGAACTGA
- a CDS encoding pyridoxal phosphate-dependent aminotransferase has product MTISHRCLNIAPSLTLQIDSRAKEMKASGLNVIGFGAGEPDFPTPPHICEAAKEALDLGMTRYTPVPGTMELRMAITRKMERDHGLTYSPQEILVSNGAKHSLFTIFQTILDPGDEVLIPTPCWVSYPELVRMAGGVPVFIPTNEENRFIPSNRDIASKVSRRTKAIIITSPSNPNGSVWTREQLEYVGNLAVTHPFYIVSDEIYEKLLYDGRQHLSIAQLGEQIKAQTFIVNGVSKAYAMTGWRIGYCAAPRQEIAAMSAFQSQATSNANSIAQHAAAVALDGDQTCVEEMRQQFEIRRNVMVDRINGIEGISCLKPEGAFYVMMNIRNLIGRTYHGRVLEDSMDFAEMLLAEKHVAVVPGIAFEAEGFCRLSYAISTEKINEGLDRVAAFIDELK; this is encoded by the coding sequence CTGACGATTTCCCATCGCTGTCTCAACATCGCTCCCTCCCTGACGCTGCAGATCGATTCCCGGGCCAAGGAAATGAAAGCTTCCGGCCTCAACGTGATCGGCTTCGGCGCCGGCGAGCCGGACTTCCCTACACCCCCGCACATCTGCGAGGCTGCGAAGGAAGCGCTGGACCTGGGCATGACCCGTTATACGCCGGTTCCCGGTACCATGGAACTGCGCATGGCCATCACCCGGAAAATGGAGCGGGACCACGGGCTCACCTACTCTCCGCAGGAGATCCTGGTCTCCAATGGCGCCAAACATTCCCTTTTCACGATTTTCCAGACGATTCTCGACCCCGGTGATGAAGTCCTGATCCCGACGCCCTGCTGGGTTTCCTATCCGGAGCTTGTCCGCATGGCCGGTGGTGTTCCGGTCTTCATCCCCACCAATGAAGAGAACCGTTTTATCCCCAGCAACAGGGATATCGCGTCCAAGGTTTCCCGCCGGACAAAGGCGATCATCATCACCTCTCCCTCCAACCCGAACGGTTCTGTCTGGACCCGGGAGCAGCTGGAGTATGTGGGCAACCTCGCTGTCACGCATCCGTTCTACATCGTCTCCGACGAGATATATGAGAAACTGCTCTATGACGGACGCCAGCACCTGTCCATCGCCCAGCTCGGCGAACAGATCAAGGCGCAGACGTTCATCGTCAACGGCGTTTCCAAGGCCTACGCAATGACCGGCTGGCGAATCGGTTACTGCGCCGCTCCCCGGCAGGAAATCGCCGCCATGAGCGCCTTCCAGTCCCAGGCAACCAGCAACGCCAACTCCATCGCCCAGCACGCAGCCGCTGTTGCCCTCGATGGAGACCAGACCTGCGTGGAGGAAATGCGCCAGCAGTTCGAAATCCGGCGCAACGTCATGGTGGACCGCATCAACGGCATTGAGGGCATCAGCTGCCTGAAGCCGGAGGGCGCCTTCTACGTGATGATGAACATCCGCAATCTGATCGGCCGCACCTATCACGGCCGTGTCCTGGAAGATTCCATGGATTTTGCGGAAATGCTTCTCGCGGAAAAACATGTCGCCGTTGTCCCCGGTATCGCCTTTGAGGCGGAAGGCTTCTGCCGCCTGTCCTATGCGATTTCCACCGAAAAGATCAACGAAGGCCTTGACCGGGTCGCCGCCTTCATCGATGAACTGAAGTAA
- a CDS encoding 2-isopropylmalate synthase — MLKFDQTTNLLMQAKYHYDLQDVAEPNLYREIYDYEHVPKVAFNMRHVPMQMPDEIWMTDTTFRDGQQSVSPFTPEQILHLFKLMSRLGGPNGMVRQSEFFLYTENDQKALRLCQDAGLPFPEITTWIRANEKDFELVKNANVEETGVLVSCSDYHIFNKMHLTRSQAMDKYLGIVKSALSYGIRPRCHFEDITRADFYGFVVPFATELMKLSRESGIPIKIRACDTMGYGVSYPGAALPRSVPGIIYGLRHYAEVPSEQLEWHGHNDFYKVVSNAATAWLYGCSSINCSLLGIGERTGNCPLEAMAVEYESLRGETAGMDLTAITEIADYMEREIGIEISPRQPFVGRHFNVTRAGIHADGMLKDEEIYNIFDTAKILNRPASVAVDNRGGTASIAHWINNYFRLNGDNTIEKTDPLVVNMRHMVDDLYANGRNTVMGDEELEIMVRRCDVDRYERLLFHRSK, encoded by the coding sequence ATGCTGAAGTTTGACCAGACCACCAACCTGCTTATGCAGGCCAAATACCATTACGACCTGCAGGATGTCGCGGAGCCGAACCTTTACCGGGAGATCTATGACTACGAGCATGTCCCGAAGGTTGCTTTCAACATGCGCCATGTGCCCATGCAGATGCCCGATGAGATCTGGATGACGGATACCACTTTCCGGGATGGCCAGCAGTCCGTCTCCCCCTTCACACCGGAACAGATCCTTCACCTTTTCAAGCTCATGAGCCGCCTGGGCGGCCCCAACGGCATGGTCCGCCAGAGCGAGTTCTTCCTTTATACGGAAAACGACCAGAAGGCCCTGCGCCTCTGCCAGGATGCCGGCCTCCCCTTCCCGGAGATCACCACCTGGATTCGCGCCAATGAAAAGGACTTCGAGCTCGTCAAGAACGCGAATGTGGAGGAAACCGGCGTGCTGGTTTCCTGCAGCGATTATCACATTTTCAACAAGATGCACCTCACCCGTTCCCAGGCGATGGACAAATACCTGGGCATCGTGAAGTCTGCCCTCAGCTACGGCATTCGCCCGCGCTGCCACTTTGAGGACATCACCCGCGCGGATTTCTACGGTTTTGTGGTGCCCTTCGCCACCGAGCTCATGAAGCTCTCGCGGGAAAGTGGTATTCCGATCAAGATCCGCGCCTGCGATACCATGGGCTATGGCGTCAGTTATCCCGGCGCCGCCCTGCCCCGCAGCGTGCCCGGCATCATCTACGGCCTGCGCCACTATGCGGAAGTGCCTTCCGAGCAGCTCGAGTGGCACGGCCATAACGACTTCTACAAGGTCGTTTCCAATGCGGCAACCGCATGGCTTTACGGGTGCTCCAGCATCAACTGCAGCCTCCTGGGCATCGGGGAACGCACCGGCAACTGCCCGCTCGAAGCCATGGCAGTCGAATATGAATCCCTCCGCGGCGAGACGGCCGGTATGGACCTTACCGCCATCACCGAGATTGCGGATTACATGGAGCGCGAAATCGGCATCGAGATCAGCCCCCGCCAGCCCTTTGTCGGCCGTCACTTCAATGTCACGCGCGCCGGCATCCATGCCGACGGCATGCTGAAGGATGAGGAAATCTACAACATCTTCGATACCGCGAAGATCCTGAACCGGCCGGCATCTGTCGCCGTGGACAACCGGGGCGGCACCGCTTCCATCGCCCACTGGATCAACAACTACTTCCGCCTCAACGGCGACAATACCATCGAAAAAACCGATCCTCTCGTAGTCAACATGCGCCATATGGTCGATGACCTCTATGCCAACGGCCGCAACACCGTCATGGGTGATGAGGAACTGGAAATCATGGTTCGCCGCTGTGATGTGGACCGCTACGAACGCCTCCTGTTCCACAGGAGCAAATAA